Proteins encoded in a region of the Saccharothrix ecbatanensis genome:
- a CDS encoding ROK family protein, protein MARSPVWASRPKTRGVVLDVIRAARSISRVELATATGLTGATISDVVRELLGDGLVVEAGRGAPTGGKPRTMVQLNPPARYSVGVQLERNACVIVVVDLAGRPVARTSFHGVSSMPPEQALPLVASRVDTLLTTAGVDREKVLGVGLVSYGPQDRGAGVLLTPQPTEDWYDYPVAPRLAESLDLPVLLDNDAAAAAIGEYWMGAVDPQSTYGCFYMATGIGGGVVVAGEVYRGSTSNTAEIGHISIDVNGDECPCGNVGCLENYAGPSALVRQALAMPDLARRLALDPAADDFLTEFARIAAAANAGDPEARELVERSARYIGHAAVTVATLFDLDTIVLAGQSFAVAGSIYQAVIQRELDRRLFARKAHPVRVVPSVNGSDAAAIGGAILVLQSELILGHGRSEDGARQVPAGAVEAP, encoded by the coding sequence GTGGCGAGAAGCCCGGTCTGGGCAAGCCGGCCGAAGACGCGAGGCGTGGTGCTGGACGTGATCAGAGCGGCGCGCTCGATCAGCCGGGTGGAGCTCGCGACGGCGACCGGTCTCACCGGGGCGACGATCTCCGACGTCGTGCGCGAGCTCCTGGGCGACGGCCTGGTCGTCGAGGCCGGTCGTGGTGCGCCGACGGGTGGCAAGCCGCGCACGATGGTCCAGCTCAACCCGCCCGCCCGCTACAGCGTCGGAGTGCAACTCGAGCGCAACGCCTGCGTCATCGTGGTCGTCGACCTGGCCGGCCGACCGGTGGCGCGCACGTCGTTCCACGGCGTGTCGTCGATGCCGCCGGAGCAGGCGTTGCCGCTCGTGGCGTCCCGAGTGGACACCCTGCTGACGACGGCGGGCGTCGACCGGGAGAAGGTGCTCGGGGTCGGCCTGGTCAGTTACGGTCCGCAGGACCGGGGTGCGGGTGTGCTGTTGACGCCGCAGCCCACCGAGGACTGGTACGACTACCCCGTCGCGCCGCGCCTCGCGGAGAGCCTGGACCTGCCCGTGCTGCTCGACAACGACGCCGCCGCGGCGGCCATCGGCGAGTACTGGATGGGTGCGGTGGACCCGCAGAGCACCTATGGCTGCTTCTACATGGCCACCGGGATCGGCGGCGGGGTGGTGGTCGCCGGCGAGGTGTACCGGGGCAGCACGTCGAACACCGCGGAGATCGGCCACATCTCAATCGACGTCAACGGCGACGAATGCCCGTGCGGCAACGTCGGGTGCCTGGAGAACTACGCCGGCCCATCGGCCCTGGTGCGGCAGGCGCTGGCGATGCCGGACCTCGCCCGGCGACTGGCGCTCGACCCGGCCGCCGACGACTTCCTGACCGAGTTCGCACGGATCGCGGCCGCCGCGAACGCCGGCGATCCCGAGGCCCGCGAACTCGTCGAGCGGTCGGCGCGCTACATCGGTCACGCCGCGGTCACCGTGGCGACCCTGTTCGACCTGGACACGATCGTCCTGGCCGGACAGAGCTTCGCGGTGGCGGGCTCGATCTACCAGGCCGTGATCCAACGAGAGCTGGACCGCCGGTTGTTCGCCCGCAAGGCCCACCCGGTGCGGGTGGTGCCGTCGGTGAACGGGTCGGACGCGGCCGCGATCGGCGGGGCGATCCTCGTCCTGCAGAGCGAGCTGATACTCGGCCACGGCCGCTCCGAGGACGGAGCACGGCAGGTGCCCGCCGGCGCGGTCGAGGCACCGTGA
- a CDS encoding glycoside hydrolase family 13 protein, translating into MTLDQTVSPTLDTAPWWTSAVVYQVYPRSFADSDGDGVGDLNGITSRLEHLERLGVDVIWLSPVYASPQADNGYDIADYQAIDPLFGTLEDFDRLVAEAHARGMKLVMDLVVNHTSDEHPWFVESRSSKHNPKRDWYWWRRPREGFEAGQPGAEPTNWQSYFSGPTWTLDEATGEYYLHLFAPRQPDLNWENPEVRQEVYSMMRWWLDRGVDGFRMDVISLISKDPALPDGATTGAGGLGDGFPHFSNGPRVHEFLQEMHREVFDGRSGDLLTVGETPGVTWADARLFTDPARRELDMVFQFDHVCLDHGPGGKFDLRPLDLRDLKASMGRWQEELSEVGWNSLYWCNHDQPRVVSRFGDDGEHWRESATAWATVLHLHRGTPYVYQGEELGMTNAPFAGVHEMRDIESLNHYAEAIAAGGDPESVLRGLRTMGRDNARTPVQWDASPQAGFTTGQPWLAVNPNHTWLNAAAQYDDPRSVFNHYRKLIELRHALPVIAHGDFRMLLADHPHLYAYERTLNDDRLLVVANLSGTPHTAALDGDWSAVDLLLSNVDEPSIVNGRISMEPWSAHVFRKR; encoded by the coding sequence ATGACTCTCGACCAGACGGTCAGCCCCACACTGGACACCGCCCCGTGGTGGACCTCGGCCGTGGTCTACCAGGTCTACCCGCGCAGCTTCGCCGACTCCGACGGCGACGGTGTAGGTGATCTCAACGGCATCACGTCGCGGTTGGAACACCTGGAGCGGTTGGGCGTCGACGTGATCTGGCTGTCGCCCGTCTACGCCTCGCCACAGGCCGACAACGGCTACGACATCGCCGACTACCAGGCGATCGACCCGCTGTTCGGCACCTTGGAGGACTTCGACCGGCTGGTCGCCGAGGCGCACGCCCGCGGCATGAAGCTGGTGATGGACCTGGTGGTCAACCACACCTCCGACGAACACCCCTGGTTCGTCGAGTCCCGCTCCTCCAAGCACAACCCCAAGCGCGACTGGTACTGGTGGCGCCGGCCGCGGGAAGGGTTCGAAGCCGGGCAGCCGGGCGCCGAACCGACGAACTGGCAGTCGTACTTCTCCGGCCCGACCTGGACCCTCGACGAGGCGACCGGCGAGTACTACCTGCACCTGTTCGCACCCCGGCAGCCGGACCTGAACTGGGAAAACCCGGAGGTCCGGCAGGAGGTGTACTCGATGATGAGGTGGTGGCTGGACCGGGGCGTGGACGGCTTCCGGATGGACGTCATCAGCCTGATCTCCAAGGACCCCGCCCTTCCCGACGGCGCGACGACCGGCGCCGGCGGCCTCGGCGACGGGTTCCCGCACTTCAGCAACGGACCGCGCGTCCACGAATTCCTCCAGGAGATGCACCGGGAGGTGTTCGACGGCCGGTCCGGCGACCTGCTGACCGTGGGGGAGACGCCCGGCGTCACCTGGGCAGACGCCCGGCTGTTCACCGACCCGGCACGGCGCGAGCTGGACATGGTGTTCCAGTTCGACCACGTCTGCCTCGACCACGGCCCCGGCGGCAAGTTCGACCTGCGCCCGCTGGACCTGCGCGACCTCAAAGCCTCGATGGGGCGTTGGCAGGAGGAGTTGAGCGAGGTCGGCTGGAACAGCCTCTACTGGTGCAACCACGACCAGCCCCGCGTGGTGTCCCGGTTCGGCGACGACGGCGAGCACTGGCGCGAATCCGCCACCGCCTGGGCCACCGTGCTGCACCTGCACCGCGGCACGCCCTACGTCTACCAGGGCGAGGAGCTGGGCATGACCAACGCGCCGTTCGCCGGCGTGCACGAGATGCGCGACATCGAATCCCTCAACCACTACGCCGAGGCCATCGCCGCGGGCGGCGACCCGGAGTCGGTGCTGCGCGGCCTGCGCACCATGGGCCGCGACAACGCCCGCACCCCCGTGCAATGGGACGCAAGCCCGCAGGCCGGGTTCACCACCGGCCAACCGTGGCTCGCGGTCAACCCCAACCACACCTGGCTCAACGCCGCCGCCCAGTACGACGACCCTCGCTCCGTCTTCAACCACTACCGCAAGCTCATCGAACTGCGCCACGCGCTCCCCGTCATCGCCCACGGCGACTTCCGGATGCTCCTGGCCGACCACCCGCACCTCTACGCCTACGAACGCACGCTGAACGACGACCGACTGCTCGTCGTGGCCAACCTCAGCGGCACACCGCACACCGCGGCACTGGACGGCGACTGGTCCGCCGTCGACCTGCTGCTGTCCAACGTCGACGAACCATCGATCGTGAACGGCCGGATCTCCATGGAACCGTGGTCCGCGCACGTCTTCAGGAAAAGGTGA
- a CDS encoding ABC transporter substrate-binding protein gives MMSRRASARVRAATAMLAAAVVAVGCGSSGAPAGAESSTLVAYTGASGDFQINFNPFAPSNLGGGGTIFQPLFFYNVLRDADPTPRLGTEFAWNEDGTQLSITLRDGVTWSDGEKFTAADVVFTLDMITKHKGMNNTGYAGRAEAVDDTHVTIAFDRPSFLDGPSVLGKTYIVPEHKWKDIADPAVAVVKDPVGTGPYVLDEFKPQAFTFKANPTYWGGEPAVKKVRYLSLSGNQAGAAALKAGQIDWQTGPVPDIKDVGKTYPGYQSTITHANQIVLVTCSSAALGCQGPQTDPAVRQAIYHAIDRTQTNALAFENTSSDISPSFLLPGRDDALLSDKLQNKTAPMRPDQAKAQQILESAGYAKGPDGIYAKDGTPVALTLSVVAGWTDYITAVDTIGQQLQQAGIKLTPQQVSWNEFVDSRDRGAFQLIIDSLYQGPAPDPYYLYNFFYSTAQTAAVGAKPGPNVSRFSDPQVDQALDALKLLNPTDTTARQPHLDTIQTRIEQAMPYIPVLTQGTVNVYHEAKFTGWPTKDDLYASPAAWAHPDNAEVFMRLRPTGK, from the coding sequence ATGATGTCGAGAAGAGCCAGCGCACGTGTGCGCGCCGCAACCGCGATGCTCGCCGCGGCGGTCGTGGCCGTGGGGTGCGGATCGTCGGGTGCACCGGCCGGGGCCGAGAGTTCCACCCTGGTGGCCTACACCGGCGCGTCCGGCGACTTCCAGATCAACTTCAACCCGTTCGCGCCGAGCAACCTCGGCGGAGGGGGCACGATCTTCCAGCCCCTGTTCTTCTACAACGTCCTCCGCGACGCCGACCCGACACCGAGGCTGGGCACCGAGTTCGCGTGGAACGAGGACGGCACGCAGCTGTCCATCACCCTTAGAGATGGCGTGACCTGGTCCGACGGCGAGAAGTTCACCGCCGCCGACGTCGTGTTCACCCTCGACATGATCACCAAGCACAAGGGCATGAACAACACCGGCTACGCCGGGCGGGCCGAGGCGGTCGACGACACGCACGTGACCATCGCATTCGACCGACCGTCCTTCCTGGACGGTCCGTCGGTCCTCGGCAAGACCTACATCGTGCCGGAGCACAAGTGGAAGGACATCGCCGACCCGGCGGTCGCCGTGGTGAAGGACCCGGTCGGCACCGGCCCGTACGTGCTGGACGAGTTCAAGCCGCAGGCGTTCACGTTCAAGGCGAACCCGACCTACTGGGGCGGTGAGCCCGCCGTCAAGAAGGTCCGCTACCTCTCGCTCTCGGGCAACCAGGCCGGCGCCGCCGCGCTCAAGGCCGGGCAGATCGACTGGCAGACCGGGCCCGTGCCGGACATCAAGGACGTCGGGAAGACCTACCCCGGCTACCAGTCCACCATCACCCACGCCAACCAGATCGTCCTGGTCACGTGCAGCAGCGCCGCCCTGGGCTGCCAGGGCCCCCAGACCGACCCTGCCGTGCGTCAGGCGATCTACCACGCCATCGACCGGACCCAGACCAACGCGCTGGCGTTCGAGAACACCAGCAGCGACATCTCACCCAGCTTCCTGCTACCCGGACGCGACGACGCACTGCTCTCCGACAAGCTCCAAAACAAGACCGCCCCGATGCGACCGGACCAGGCCAAGGCGCAGCAGATCCTGGAGAGCGCCGGCTACGCCAAGGGCCCCGACGGCATCTACGCCAAAGACGGCACACCGGTGGCGTTGACGCTCAGCGTCGTCGCCGGCTGGACCGACTACATCACCGCGGTGGACACCATCGGTCAGCAACTCCAGCAGGCCGGCATCAAGCTCACCCCGCAACAGGTGTCCTGGAACGAGTTCGTCGACTCCAGGGACCGCGGCGCGTTCCAGCTGATCATCGACTCGCTCTACCAGGGCCCCGCGCCGGACCCGTACTACCTCTACAACTTCTTCTACAGCACCGCGCAGACCGCCGCCGTCGGCGCCAAACCCGGCCCGAACGTCAGCCGGTTCTCCGACCCGCAGGTCGACCAGGCCCTCGACGCGCTCAAGCTCCTCAACCCCACCGACACCACCGCCCGGCAACCCCACCTGGACACGATCCAGACCCGCATCGAGCAGGCGATGCCCTACATCCCGGTCCTCACCCAGGGCACGGTCAACGTCTACCACGAAGCCAAGTTCACCGGCTGGCCGACAAAGGACGACCTGTACGCCTCCCCGGCGGCCTGGGCGCACCCCGACAACGCGGAGGTCTTCATGCGCCTCCGCCCCACGGGGAAGTAA
- a CDS encoding glycoside hydrolase family 43 protein: MNKPIIPGMHPDPSVCRAGEDYYLACSSFEYFPGVPIFHSRNLTDWVQIGNALDRPGQLRLPAGTAASSGIYAPTLRHHDGRFWLIVTNVAGDGNLLFHTEDPAGPWSDPVRLPDVHGIDPDLAWDEDGNCWCTYAGVGQVRIDPTTGETLGEPRALWSGTPGAHAPEAPHLYKIGDHLYLMIAEGGTERGHAALIARGPTVNGPFEPCPDNPILTHRGTDHPIQNTGHADLVQAPDGSWWMVLLGVRPRGGTPGWHVLGRETFLAPVRWVDGWPVVGEPGTDSPTSPHPTATEPVRDDFDKSDLHPRWISLRHRPADHCTTEARPGWLTLRAEGGSPDDPDVTFVGRRQQHLSCRARAAIDATEGSGGLVVRLDERHHYAIEVADGQVSAYARIGPLRSLVGSAQAGPGEVVLEIAIAEPRTPTDSHNGPDTVTLGVVRPDGTRTELARLDGRYLSTEVAGGFTGRVIGMYASSGAVHFDWFDYEPVEAAADDTTKWDSEQV; the protein is encoded by the coding sequence ATGAACAAGCCGATCATCCCCGGCATGCACCCCGACCCGAGCGTCTGCCGCGCGGGTGAGGACTACTACCTCGCCTGCTCCAGCTTCGAGTACTTCCCCGGCGTCCCGATCTTCCACAGCCGGAACCTGACCGACTGGGTCCAGATCGGCAACGCGCTGGACCGGCCGGGCCAACTCCGACTGCCCGCCGGCACGGCCGCCTCCAGCGGGATCTACGCCCCGACGCTGCGCCACCACGACGGCCGGTTCTGGCTGATCGTCACCAACGTCGCGGGCGACGGCAACCTGCTGTTCCACACGGAGGACCCGGCGGGTCCCTGGTCCGACCCGGTGCGGCTGCCCGACGTCCACGGCATCGACCCCGACCTGGCCTGGGACGAGGACGGCAACTGCTGGTGCACCTACGCCGGCGTCGGCCAGGTCCGCATCGACCCGACCACCGGCGAGACTCTGGGAGAACCCCGTGCGCTCTGGTCCGGCACACCGGGCGCCCACGCCCCCGAGGCGCCGCACCTGTACAAGATCGGCGACCACTTGTACCTGATGATCGCCGAGGGCGGCACCGAACGCGGTCACGCGGCCTTGATCGCCCGCGGCCCCACGGTCAACGGCCCGTTCGAACCCTGTCCGGACAACCCGATCCTGACCCATCGGGGCACCGATCACCCCATCCAGAACACCGGGCACGCAGACCTCGTGCAGGCGCCCGACGGCTCGTGGTGGATGGTGCTGCTCGGCGTGCGCCCGCGCGGGGGGACGCCCGGCTGGCACGTGCTGGGTCGGGAGACCTTCCTCGCGCCGGTGCGCTGGGTCGACGGGTGGCCCGTCGTCGGCGAGCCGGGGACCGACTCACCCACGTCACCGCACCCCACCGCCACCGAGCCCGTCCGGGACGACTTCGACAAGTCCGACCTGCACCCCCGCTGGATCTCCCTGCGCCACCGGCCCGCCGACCACTGCACCACCGAGGCCCGACCCGGGTGGCTCACCCTCCGCGCCGAGGGCGGTTCGCCGGACGATCCGGACGTCACCTTCGTCGGCCGCCGTCAGCAGCACCTGTCGTGCCGCGCCCGCGCCGCGATCGACGCCACCGAGGGCAGCGGCGGCCTGGTGGTGCGGCTGGACGAACGGCACCACTACGCGATCGAGGTGGCCGACGGGCAGGTGAGCGCCTATGCCCGGATCGGGCCGCTGCGGTCCCTGGTGGGGTCCGCGCAGGCGGGACCGGGCGAGGTGGTGCTGGAGATCGCGATCGCCGAGCCCCGGACGCCGACCGACTCCCACAACGGTCCCGACACGGTGACCCTCGGCGTCGTCCGACCGGATGGCACTCGCACCGAGCTGGCCCGCCTGGACGGCCGCTACCTCTCGACCGAGGTGGCCGGGGGCTTCACCGGACGGGTGATCGGCATGTACGCGTCGAGCGGCGCCGTCCACTTCGACTGGTTCGACTACGAACCGGTCGAGGCCGCCGCGGACGACACCACGAAGTGGGACTCGGAACAGGTGTGA
- a CDS encoding LacI family DNA-binding transcriptional regulator produces MPGNRTEQGRRRVGIVDVAAAAGVSRQTVSNVLNGRDEYYSAATYEKVTSAMHELGYQPNRAAQTLRSRRSMQIGYHIFGEQLDRAQGFTLHFLLALVKAGADVDHQVLVFTHHHEDPLGVFKELAARHAVDAVVLSESGVEDERARFLADSNIPFASFGRLAPDLPQHWVDVDNAATAAPSAWSPNPPSPPPASPSNASPAN; encoded by the coding sequence GTGCCTGGGAACCGCACGGAGCAGGGAAGACGGCGCGTCGGCATCGTGGACGTGGCCGCCGCCGCGGGCGTGTCGAGGCAGACCGTGTCCAACGTCCTCAACGGCCGCGACGAGTACTACTCCGCCGCGACCTACGAAAAGGTCACCAGCGCCATGCACGAGCTGGGCTACCAGCCCAACCGCGCCGCGCAGACCCTGCGCTCACGGCGCTCCATGCAGATCGGCTACCACATCTTCGGCGAGCAGCTCGACCGGGCACAGGGATTCACCCTGCACTTCCTGCTCGCCCTGGTGAAGGCCGGCGCCGACGTCGACCACCAGGTGCTCGTCTTCACCCACCACCACGAGGACCCCCTTGGCGTGTTCAAGGAGCTCGCGGCCCGGCACGCCGTGGACGCGGTGGTGCTGTCCGAGTCCGGTGTGGAGGACGAGCGGGCCCGCTTCCTGGCCGACAGCAACATCCCCTTCGCCTCTTTCGGCCGCCTCGCCCCGGACCTGCCCCAGCACTGGGTGGACGTGGACAACGCCGCGACGGCGGCGCCGTCGGCCTGGTCACCGAACCCACCCTCACCACCGCCCGCATCCCCGTCGAACGCATCACCCGCGAACTGA
- a CDS encoding glycoside hydrolase family 2 protein, with product MTRLNLHDGWRLRAVEGPVPADLADLEVPARVPGSTHLDLMAADLIPDPYLDRNEAELTWMHRVDWQYSTTFAAQTPQAGERVDLVFDGIDTVATVELNGEVLGHTTNMHRGYRFDVGASLRDGDNDLTVTLWSALDHAEQTESDLGWRKRAYPHPYNAIRKMACSFGWDWGPDLQTAGLWKPVRLERWDTARLADVRPLVTVDADGTGRVDVHLELDRAADRDYTALVTVGDRTEALAVTGDAAHVTVLVPDADLWWPVGYGDHPLYDLTVALLADGRQVDAVRRRIGFRTVTVDTEPDEFGTPFVFVVNGKRVFAKGANWIPDDHFLTRVTRERLARRVDQAVGANMNMLRVWGGGIYETDDFYDICDERGVMVWQDFPFACAYYAEEEPLLGEVEAEARENITRLVSHPSLVLWNGNNENLPAYAEWEGWQDSLEGRTWGSGYYHDLLPKIVEELDPTRTYAPGSPYSPGDLPPNDAHHGTRHDWDVWNILDYTHYRDHIPRFSAEFGFQGPPTWTTLTRWIHGQPLTPTSPAFRLHQKAVNGNRNLDRGLAPHLPVPTDFEQWHWATQLNQARAVAFGIEHYRSWWPRTAGALVWQLNDCWPAISWAAVDSDERPKPLYYALKHAFAPRLLTVQPREGRPTLVAVNDDDQPWTGTAHVTRQDFAGEVLSTAEMRLDVPPRSTARLDLADHLLEPADPTSEVLIATVDGVRAHHLFREDLDLHYHPEPFTADVTPVAGGYRVDVRATSYVRDLGLLVDKVAADAVVDDMLISLTAGETHHFIVRTSESLRDPTVLLHPRVLSCANTLVTGGSHTSA from the coding sequence ATGACGCGCTTGAACCTGCACGACGGCTGGCGCCTGCGCGCCGTGGAAGGCCCGGTGCCGGCCGACCTAGCCGACCTGGAGGTGCCCGCGCGGGTCCCCGGCAGCACCCACCTCGACCTGATGGCCGCAGACCTCATCCCCGACCCGTACCTCGACCGCAACGAGGCGGAGCTGACCTGGATGCACCGCGTCGACTGGCAGTACTCGACCACTTTCGCGGCGCAGACGCCGCAGGCCGGTGAACGGGTGGACCTGGTCTTCGACGGCATCGACACCGTCGCCACCGTCGAGCTGAACGGCGAAGTGCTCGGCCACACCACCAACATGCACCGCGGCTACCGCTTCGACGTCGGCGCATCACTGCGCGACGGCGACAACGACCTGACCGTGACGCTGTGGTCCGCGCTCGACCACGCCGAGCAGACGGAGTCCGACCTCGGCTGGCGCAAGCGTGCGTACCCGCACCCGTACAACGCCATCCGCAAGATGGCCTGCTCGTTCGGCTGGGACTGGGGACCTGACCTGCAGACCGCCGGCCTGTGGAAACCCGTCCGGTTGGAACGCTGGGACACTGCCCGCCTGGCGGATGTGCGCCCGCTGGTCACCGTCGACGCCGACGGCACCGGCCGCGTCGACGTGCACCTGGAACTGGACCGTGCCGCGGATCGCGATTACACCGCGCTGGTCACGGTCGGCGACCGCACGGAAGCATTGGCCGTCACGGGCGACGCCGCGCACGTCACCGTGCTCGTGCCGGACGCCGACTTGTGGTGGCCGGTCGGCTACGGCGACCATCCGCTCTACGACCTGACCGTCGCGCTGCTGGCCGACGGTAGGCAGGTGGACGCGGTCCGGCGCCGGATCGGGTTCCGCACCGTCACCGTGGACACCGAACCGGACGAGTTCGGCACCCCGTTCGTCTTCGTCGTCAACGGCAAGCGCGTCTTCGCCAAGGGCGCCAACTGGATCCCGGACGACCACTTCCTCACCCGGGTCACCCGTGAGCGGCTCGCCCGTCGGGTCGACCAGGCCGTCGGCGCGAACATGAACATGCTGCGGGTGTGGGGCGGCGGCATCTACGAGACCGACGACTTCTACGACATCTGCGACGAACGCGGCGTGATGGTGTGGCAGGACTTCCCGTTCGCGTGCGCCTACTACGCCGAAGAGGAGCCACTACTGGGAGAGGTCGAGGCCGAGGCGCGGGAGAACATCACCCGCCTGGTCTCCCACCCGTCCCTAGTGCTGTGGAACGGCAACAACGAGAACCTCCCCGCCTACGCGGAGTGGGAGGGATGGCAGGACAGCCTGGAAGGACGGACCTGGGGCAGCGGCTACTACCACGACCTGCTCCCCAAGATCGTCGAAGAACTCGACCCCACCCGCACGTACGCGCCCGGCAGCCCGTACAGCCCCGGCGACCTGCCGCCCAACGACGCCCACCACGGCACCCGTCACGACTGGGACGTCTGGAACATCCTGGACTACACCCACTACCGCGACCACATCCCCCGCTTCAGCGCCGAGTTCGGCTTCCAAGGGCCACCCACCTGGACCACCCTCACCCGATGGATCCACGGCCAGCCGCTGACGCCCACCTCGCCCGCGTTCCGACTCCACCAGAAAGCCGTCAACGGCAACCGCAACCTCGACCGCGGCCTCGCACCCCACCTGCCGGTCCCGACCGACTTCGAGCAGTGGCACTGGGCGACCCAACTCAACCAGGCCCGCGCCGTGGCGTTCGGCATCGAGCACTACCGCTCCTGGTGGCCACGGACCGCCGGAGCACTGGTCTGGCAGCTCAACGACTGCTGGCCGGCCATCTCCTGGGCCGCCGTGGACAGCGACGAACGCCCTAAACCCCTCTACTACGCCCTCAAGCACGCGTTCGCGCCGCGGCTGCTGACCGTCCAGCCACGCGAAGGAAGGCCCACCCTGGTCGCGGTCAACGACGACGACCAACCCTGGACAGGCACGGCGCACGTGACCCGACAGGACTTCGCCGGCGAGGTGCTGTCCACCGCCGAGATGCGGCTCGACGTGCCACCCCGATCCACCGCCCGGCTCGACCTGGCCGATCACCTCCTCGAACCCGCCGACCCGACGAGCGAAGTGCTCATCGCTACCGTCGACGGCGTCCGCGCCCACCACCTGTTCCGCGAAGACCTCGACCTTCATTACCACCCGGAGCCGTTCACCGCCGACGTCACACCCGTAGCCGGCGGATACCGCGTGGACGTCCGGGCCACCTCCTATGTGCGTGACCTCGGCCTGCTGGTCGACAAAGTGGCCGCCGACGCGGTCGTCGACGACATGCTCATCTCGCTCACCGCCGGAGAAACGCACCACTTCATCGTCCGTACTTCGGAATCATTGCGGGATCCGACCGTTCTGCTGCACCCACGGGTGCTCAGCTGCGCCAACACGTTGGTGACGGGAGGTTCACACACCTCAGCGTGA
- a CDS encoding proline-rich domain-containing protein, giving the protein MSNQQPPWQPYQGQPHHGQPHHGYQGRPQPAQPYPQHPSQHAAPYPGGGYPGAPQEGRRPPKRGTKGKVFLAIAGVVVVVAAAVTGVVLYTGGGSGGGPDFAERPGAEEVAFPDLGKLGYDAGPDAVCESLGKIMTARGYERAGSSSKFGITCFFDTPAASVLKDGTTHLSVGIFVIRGADADRGYRLKIDSITRFREKPTARESFVLSELTEFPSGDEGFFAHSEFKGNPDKHSLATVGFRSGDDTVVMEINGSIRNLSGDQPNDAMPEAELYGEAVDIVKAMNGDGSAGAPRIKPAPTQEYPGLPPLKKPRLAEGDGADGQCAAITTAAQQLVMKLKKADVASSTSTVLCHYDHAADYHQKRILHRLEVTVRDFSANQKLSASGELGRDLLTIFEQAAEKPQSGDKRKSTQGPLYSLPVGTSGYMVYTKQEGADGKSSAWIKAAYVQDNIYYRFYLTGARFADGTTDPVALPEEQLVADLLKILTAMDR; this is encoded by the coding sequence ATGAGCAACCAGCAGCCACCTTGGCAGCCGTACCAAGGGCAGCCGCATCACGGGCAGCCGCACCACGGGTACCAAGGCCGACCGCAACCGGCGCAGCCGTACCCTCAGCACCCGTCCCAGCACGCGGCGCCGTATCCCGGTGGCGGCTACCCCGGCGCGCCGCAGGAAGGCCGGCGACCACCCAAGCGAGGCACGAAGGGCAAGGTCTTCCTCGCGATCGCCGGTGTGGTCGTGGTCGTCGCCGCCGCGGTGACGGGTGTCGTGCTCTACACCGGCGGCGGGTCGGGTGGCGGGCCGGACTTCGCCGAGCGACCCGGTGCCGAGGAGGTGGCCTTCCCCGACCTGGGCAAACTCGGCTACGACGCCGGGCCGGACGCCGTGTGCGAGTCGCTCGGCAAGATCATGACCGCGCGCGGCTACGAACGCGCCGGCAGCAGCTCGAAGTTCGGCATCACGTGCTTCTTCGACACACCGGCCGCCTCCGTGCTGAAGGACGGCACCACGCACCTGAGCGTCGGGATCTTCGTGATCCGCGGCGCGGACGCCGACCGCGGCTACCGCCTCAAGATCGACAGCATCACCCGGTTCCGGGAGAAGCCCACCGCCCGCGAATCCTTCGTGCTCAGCGAGTTGACCGAGTTCCCCTCAGGCGATGAGGGATTCTTCGCGCACAGCGAGTTCAAGGGCAACCCGGACAAGCACTCGCTGGCCACGGTCGGCTTCCGGTCGGGCGACGACACGGTCGTCATGGAGATCAACGGCAGCATCCGCAACCTCAGCGGCGACCAGCCGAACGACGCGATGCCCGAGGCGGAGCTCTACGGCGAAGCGGTCGACATCGTCAAGGCCATGAACGGCGACGGCTCGGCCGGCGCGCCGCGGATCAAGCCGGCTCCGACGCAGGAGTACCCGGGGCTGCCCCCGCTGAAGAAGCCACGACTGGCCGAAGGCGACGGCGCCGACGGGCAGTGCGCCGCGATCACCACCGCGGCCCAGCAGCTGGTCATGAAGCTGAAGAAGGCGGACGTCGCGTCGAGCACCAGCACCGTCCTGTGCCACTACGACCACGCCGCCGACTACCACCAGAAGCGGATCCTCCACCGCCTGGAGGTGACGGTGCGAGACTTCAGCGCCAACCAGAAACTGTCCGCCAGCGGTGAACTCGGACGGGACCTGCTCACGATCTTCGAGCAGGCGGCCGAGAAACCCCAGTCGGGTGACAAGCGGAAGAGCACCCAGGGCCCGCTGTACTCGCTGCCGGTGGGCACGTCCGGCTACATGGTCTACACCAAACAGGAAGGCGCGGACGGGAAGAGCTCCGCCTGGATCAAGGCCGCGTACGTGCAGGACAACATCTACTACCGGTTCTACCTGACCGGAGCCAGGTTCGCCGACGGCACCACCGATCCGGTCGCCTTGCCCGAGGAGCAGCTCGTGGCCGACCTTCTGAAGATCCTGACCGCGATGGACCGCTGA